Proteins encoded by one window of Emticicia oligotrophica DSM 17448:
- a CDS encoding DUF3500 domain-containing protein, with product MKFKNAILSLTISAAIMIAACEKTEVTTATTATVTALSCSSVTYSGTPSAGAAFTGTATVPYTGGNGAAYSAGTAIASTGVTGLTATLAAGTLASGAGSVTYAITGTPLTSGTASFAVLVGGQSCTLSLTVSATSSGTGTTTTTAGWSIETDINTIVAMANAFKATLSSTQVSALQDTYNKAHAQKWSNLPEALYRGRSGLQSSTFSTAQWTAFYNLLKSATSTTANEGNDEYIGILAADDYLNSIGGGSDYGSGNYYIAFIGTPSATGLWCLQIGGHHGTIIYTYNGGKMTGGTPSFRSTEPFPSYVWKNVTYQPIAQELNALSAMLKGLSATELTSAKRSSTQTDLILGPAQDNKFPTTKTGVKVGDLTQAKKDLVLAAIKTYTDDLDDKAAAAVYAKYKSEIDNTYISYSGTTDLTTKNDYVLIDGPNVWIEFSMQGGIIVRNANHPHSVWRDRAGDYGGN from the coding sequence ATGAAGTTTAAAAACGCAATTTTGAGTCTAACAATTAGTGCTGCAATCATGATTGCAGCTTGTGAGAAAACAGAAGTTACAACCGCTACCACCGCCACAGTCACTGCATTGAGTTGTTCATCTGTTACTTATTCAGGCACTCCATCGGCAGGAGCAGCCTTTACTGGCACGGCCACCGTACCCTATACAGGCGGAAATGGAGCTGCCTATTCAGCAGGTACCGCCATTGCTTCAACAGGTGTTACTGGTCTAACAGCTACTCTGGCCGCAGGTACGCTAGCTTCAGGTGCTGGTTCGGTTACTTATGCCATTACAGGTACGCCTCTTACGAGCGGAACAGCCTCGTTTGCAGTTTTAGTAGGTGGGCAATCATGTACTTTGAGTTTAACTGTTTCTGCTACATCAAGCGGTACTGGTACAACTACAACAACTGCTGGATGGTCGATTGAAACAGATATTAATACTATTGTTGCAATGGCAAATGCATTTAAGGCTACACTTTCTTCTACACAAGTGAGTGCTCTTCAAGATACTTACAATAAGGCACATGCTCAAAAGTGGTCAAATTTGCCAGAAGCCCTATACCGTGGCAGGTCTGGTTTGCAATCAAGTACTTTTAGTACCGCTCAATGGACAGCCTTTTACAATCTTTTAAAGTCGGCCACAAGTACTACCGCAAACGAAGGCAATGATGAGTATATTGGTATTTTAGCTGCCGATGATTATTTAAACTCAATCGGAGGAGGTTCGGATTATGGTTCTGGAAATTATTACATTGCCTTCATCGGAACTCCAAGTGCAACTGGCTTGTGGTGTTTACAAATTGGTGGCCATCACGGAACAATTATTTATACTTATAATGGTGGAAAAATGACTGGTGGAACACCTTCTTTCCGCTCAACTGAGCCTTTCCCAAGTTATGTTTGGAAAAACGTTACTTATCAGCCAATTGCTCAGGAGTTAAATGCACTTTCTGCGATGTTGAAAGGTTTAAGTGCTACTGAACTAACTTCGGCCAAGCGTTCTTCAACACAAACAGATTTAATTTTAGGGCCAGCACAAGATAATAAGTTTCCAACTACAAAAACTGGGGTTAAAGTAGGTGATTTAACCCAAGCCAAGAAAGACTTGGTATTGGCTGCAATCAAGACTTATACAGATGATTTGGATGATAAAGCAGCAGCAGCAGTTTATGCAAAGTATAAATCAGAAATTGATAATACGTATATTTCTTATTCGGGTACTACTGACTTAACGACCAAAAATGATTATGTGCTTATTGATGGCCCGAATGTTTGGATTGAGTTTTCGATGCAGGGTGGAATTATTGTGAGAAATGCCAATCATCCTCACTCAGTTTGGAGAGATAGAGCAGGCGATTATGGTGGTAACTAA